The following proteins come from a genomic window of Leptospira bandrabouensis:
- a CDS encoding helix-turn-helix domain-containing protein: protein MKVWKASLSPKEKSFIQAVYVFESDKEERQLLPFYADGFPGIVFFHSEKPVTVYVGSESKIMDPVFVYGQTIEPIQIEIYGPFFFVMVQLFPALVEESFGIPAIELTNSCWTIPALDWSKEPGFRIAINEFSSSLASSVLIKFVLERGEKFRPDPILQVCIEEILKENGNCEIKKLSNKHGLSERTLQRRFQNYVGLTPKQFSTIIRFQSSLRELDGGNKPKLTDVAYMSGYSDQSHFIRQFKSFTKEKPFRFREKI from the coding sequence ATGAAAGTATGGAAAGCAAGTTTAAGTCCGAAAGAAAAGTCATTCATCCAAGCTGTTTATGTTTTTGAATCAGATAAAGAAGAAAGGCAGTTGCTCCCTTTTTATGCAGATGGATTTCCTGGAATTGTATTTTTCCATTCTGAAAAACCGGTAACGGTTTATGTTGGATCAGAATCCAAAATTATGGATCCAGTCTTTGTGTATGGACAAACCATAGAACCAATTCAAATCGAAATATACGGCCCTTTTTTCTTTGTGATGGTCCAACTTTTCCCTGCTTTAGTGGAAGAATCATTTGGAATACCTGCCATTGAGCTAACAAATTCATGTTGGACCATTCCTGCTTTGGATTGGAGCAAGGAACCCGGTTTTAGAATTGCGATCAATGAGTTCTCTTCTTCACTTGCTTCTTCTGTATTAATAAAATTTGTTCTAGAAAGAGGGGAGAAGTTTCGTCCTGATCCTATTTTACAGGTTTGTATCGAAGAAATTTTAAAGGAAAATGGGAATTGCGAAATTAAAAAGTTATCTAATAAACATGGATTGTCTGAACGAACCCTCCAGAGAAGGTTTCAAAATTATGTAGGTCTCACGCCTAAACAATTTTCTACCATCATTCGATTCCAGTCCAGTTTACGTGAGTTAGATGGAGGAAATAAACCTAAGTTAACCGATGTTGCCTATATGAGTGGGTATTCGGACCAGTCACATTTTATCCGCCAATTCAAATCATTTACTAAAGAAAAACCATTCCGATTTCGAGAAAAAATTTAA
- a CDS encoding neutral/alkaline ceramidase, whose product MNSKRESRVRLGFTIVCSFLVLHCSDQKPSPSPLLGLVSTGTTDSSQSDLVSSTGVSRAVAPSLGSSPYLVGAGIYDITGPAAEVGMMGFAESAQKTEGIYMRLWSRAYIIGDASKRVVFVSADLGMIFQSIKQAVSKKIALDSELSPYYNEANVLLSATHTHSGPGGYSHYFLYNATTAGFIKENYDVIVDGIYRSIKLAHQNLVPGNVYINQGNLTDASMNRSPVAYDKNPVSERNYYASNVDQTMTLLKLVAADGRELGMVNWFAVHPTNVGPTNKLIGGDNKGLASYLFEKSKGANYSANQTFVAAFAQSNAGDVTPNLWGPADGVNDYARQNIIAEKQFNKAQSLYSSANTPVTGPVDFRHTYVNFSNLYISSIGTTTCPAGMGASFSAGSVEDNAVSVDFFDEGTTVDSLDWNTNTADAFKASFLGGFLGVLWPTSVSEAYKLCHAEKPVLIPTGVASFDGNPWTPPVIPMQIIKIGNLAILAIPAEVSTMAGRRLRSLVKNVLENEYTVIAGLSNSYTSYLTTREEYSSQQYEGASTQFGPNTLLGYEQEFGKLASAMRNGASSPAGPTPPDLTNYQATFQTGVVFDDVPLFKSFGNVVTQPAASYSSGATVNAVFWGAHPKNNMLIGSSFVDVEKQNGSSWTVVARDYDPSTTYKWQRDGIAYSKINVSWKTSSFPSGTYRIRHRGHWKSGWTGAISSYQGVTNQFTVQ is encoded by the coding sequence ATGAATTCCAAAAGAGAATCCCGAGTGCGCTTGGGTTTTACCATTGTTTGTAGTTTTCTGGTATTACATTGTTCAGACCAGAAACCTTCCCCATCGCCCCTTCTTGGACTCGTGAGTACTGGCACAACCGACAGTTCTCAATCGGATTTAGTGAGTTCTACTGGAGTGAGTCGTGCCGTAGCACCTTCGCTTGGTTCGTCGCCCTATTTAGTTGGAGCTGGAATCTATGACATCACAGGACCCGCAGCAGAAGTAGGCATGATGGGATTTGCGGAAAGCGCACAAAAGACAGAAGGGATTTATATGCGTCTTTGGTCAAGGGCCTATATTATTGGTGATGCATCTAAACGAGTCGTATTTGTCAGCGCTGACTTAGGAATGATATTTCAGTCTATTAAACAAGCAGTGAGTAAAAAAATTGCTTTGGATTCTGAACTTTCGCCTTATTACAACGAAGCCAATGTTTTGTTATCTGCCACTCATACCCATAGTGGTCCTGGTGGGTACTCCCATTATTTTTTATATAATGCAACCACAGCAGGTTTTATCAAAGAAAACTATGATGTGATTGTAGATGGAATTTATCGTTCGATCAAATTGGCACACCAAAACTTGGTTCCTGGAAATGTGTATATCAACCAAGGAAATCTAACAGATGCAAGTATGAACCGCTCACCTGTTGCTTATGATAAAAACCCGGTGAGTGAAAGAAACTATTATGCTTCTAACGTAGATCAAACAATGACATTACTTAAGTTAGTTGCTGCTGATGGTAGAGAACTTGGAATGGTAAACTGGTTTGCCGTACATCCTACTAATGTGGGACCAACTAATAAATTGATTGGTGGTGATAATAAGGGGCTTGCATCTTATTTATTTGAGAAATCAAAAGGAGCAAATTACTCGGCAAACCAAACCTTTGTGGCAGCTTTTGCCCAATCGAATGCTGGTGATGTGACACCAAACCTGTGGGGACCTGCTGATGGTGTGAATGATTATGCACGGCAAAATATCATTGCAGAAAAACAATTTAATAAAGCTCAATCTCTTTATTCCTCGGCTAATACTCCAGTGACTGGCCCTGTGGACTTTCGTCATACCTATGTTAACTTCTCTAATTTGTATATCAGTAGTATAGGAACTACTACTTGTCCTGCGGGAATGGGCGCCTCTTTTTCTGCAGGTAGTGTGGAAGACAACGCTGTGTCTGTTGATTTTTTTGATGAAGGAACCACAGTGGATTCCCTCGATTGGAATACAAATACTGCCGATGCATTTAAAGCCAGTTTCCTTGGCGGATTTCTCGGTGTTTTATGGCCAACTTCTGTCAGCGAAGCCTATAAACTTTGCCATGCAGAAAAACCAGTATTGATTCCTACAGGTGTTGCCAGTTTCGATGGAAATCCGTGGACTCCACCTGTGATTCCTATGCAGATCATTAAAATTGGAAACTTAGCGATCCTTGCCATTCCTGCGGAAGTATCCACAATGGCAGGCCGAAGGCTTCGTTCTCTTGTAAAAAATGTTTTGGAAAACGAATACACAGTCATTGCTGGGCTTTCCAATTCTTATACTTCGTATCTCACAACAAGAGAAGAGTATTCTTCGCAACAGTATGAAGGAGCATCCACACAATTTGGACCGAATACTTTGCTTGGATACGAACAAGAATTTGGTAAACTAGCAAGTGCAATGCGAAATGGTGCAAGTTCACCTGCGGGTCCCACTCCACCAGACCTAACAAATTACCAAGCCACTTTCCAAACGGGAGTTGTATTTGATGATGTCCCACTCTTTAAGAGTTTTGGAAATGTTGTGACACAACCGGCAGCCTCCTATAGCAGTGGGGCCACTGTGAATGCAGTATTTTGGGGGGCTCATCCTAAAAACAATATGCTCATCGGTAGCAGTTTTGTGGATGTGGAAAAACAAAATGGATCTTCTTGGACGGTGGTAGCAAGGGATTACGATCCATCTACAACTTACAAGTGGCAAAGGGATGGAATTGCTTATTCCAAAATCAATGTTTCTTGGAAAACATCTTCCTTCCCATCCGGAACTTACCGAATCCGCCATAGAGGCCATTGGAAATCAGGATGGACAGGTGCCATCTCTTCCTACCAAGGAGTCACAAATCAATTCACCGTGCAGTAA
- a CDS encoding FAD-dependent oxidoreductase, with protein sequence MNPAFTPINIGNFTLPNRFIMGSMHLGVEGETGTAERMAAFYGKRFEGGVGLIVTGGISVNEEGKGSRTFFNIQNPDHAKELKRMNELLSGKGTMCAQLFHAGRYAADRNCVAPSAIRAPINRYVPKALTEDQCWKTIEDFGVAAKLAFESGFGAVEIMGSEGYLLNQFFSPVTNQRDDFFGGDAKRRMNLSIEVLRAVKKQLPEGFPVIFRMSGIDLIPGNPTFEEVVQLANVLRDEKVSALNIGIGWHESRIPTISQLVPRGAWVSIASRIKEKTPGIPIIASNRVNDPITMQKVFDEKSADIISMARPFLADPFIVKKFQTGISNRINTCVACNQACLDHAFQEKFVSCIVNPEAVHELEYSKPKTKDPKKVFIIGSGPAGLEAARASASLGHKVTLYEKANLLGGQFQLASHIPGKSEFKETIRYFSNELPALGVEIKLNTAATLTLLEKENPNVIIFASGVKPREFTLKGLENLPSGNYTEYLTGKFKPGKRVAVIGGGGIGVDVAHRLTEEGDPTLSSYDKKYNISSFTNAAVQKEKADRDVAVFRRNGKHGAGLGPTTFWALKQELESVGVEFYHGLTYKEVTKEGLKVELKNGEEFLYPCDSLVLCVGQEKETSLYEEFKNKYPEKQVVVIGGAKDPQNIDAKRAFLEGLEAAHSIH encoded by the coding sequence ATGAATCCAGCTTTTACACCTATCAACATTGGAAATTTCACTCTCCCTAACCGTTTTATTATGGGTTCCATGCACTTAGGTGTGGAAGGAGAAACAGGCACGGCAGAAAGAATGGCAGCGTTTTACGGTAAACGATTCGAAGGCGGAGTGGGTCTCATTGTTACGGGTGGGATCAGTGTGAATGAGGAAGGAAAAGGTTCTCGGACATTTTTTAACATCCAAAATCCAGACCATGCCAAAGAGCTAAAACGTATGAATGAACTTCTTTCTGGAAAGGGGACCATGTGCGCCCAACTTTTCCATGCAGGAAGGTATGCTGCTGATAGGAATTGTGTGGCACCGTCTGCCATTCGTGCACCAATCAATCGTTATGTGCCAAAGGCGCTTACAGAAGACCAGTGTTGGAAAACCATCGAAGACTTTGGAGTGGCGGCAAAACTCGCATTTGAATCTGGGTTTGGAGCCGTTGAAATTATGGGGAGCGAAGGTTATCTATTAAATCAGTTTTTTTCTCCGGTAACCAACCAGAGAGATGATTTTTTTGGGGGAGATGCGAAACGCCGGATGAATTTATCTATAGAAGTCCTTCGTGCCGTGAAAAAACAACTCCCCGAAGGTTTTCCCGTGATCTTTCGAATGTCAGGGATAGATCTGATTCCTGGAAACCCAACCTTTGAAGAAGTGGTTCAGTTAGCGAATGTTTTGCGAGATGAAAAGGTTTCTGCTTTGAATATTGGTATCGGTTGGCACGAATCAAGAATTCCAACGATTAGCCAACTGGTTCCTAGAGGGGCTTGGGTTTCTATTGCCAGTCGCATCAAAGAAAAAACACCAGGGATTCCTATCATTGCATCCAACCGTGTGAATGATCCGATTACCATGCAAAAGGTTTTTGATGAAAAAAGTGCCGATATCATTTCAATGGCACGACCATTTCTAGCAGATCCATTCATAGTAAAAAAATTCCAAACAGGGATTTCCAATCGAATCAACACCTGTGTAGCTTGTAACCAAGCTTGTCTTGATCATGCCTTCCAAGAAAAATTTGTATCTTGTATCGTAAATCCTGAAGCAGTGCATGAATTAGAATATTCGAAACCAAAAACTAAGGATCCGAAAAAAGTTTTTATTATTGGATCGGGACCTGCTGGGCTGGAAGCCGCACGTGCCAGTGCAAGCCTTGGTCATAAAGTTACCTTATATGAAAAAGCAAACCTACTTGGTGGACAGTTTCAACTTGCTTCTCATATTCCTGGTAAGTCAGAGTTTAAAGAAACCATTCGTTATTTTTCCAACGAACTTCCAGCTCTTGGTGTTGAGATCAAATTAAATACAGCAGCAACTTTAACATTGTTAGAAAAAGAAAATCCTAATGTGATTATTTTTGCAAGTGGAGTGAAACCTCGTGAGTTTACATTAAAAGGACTAGAAAATCTTCCATCAGGAAATTATACTGAGTATCTTACTGGTAAATTCAAACCAGGCAAACGTGTGGCTGTAATCGGAGGTGGTGGAATTGGTGTGGATGTGGCACATAGATTGACAGAAGAAGGAGACCCAACCCTAAGCTCTTACGATAAAAAATATAATATTAGTTCGTTTACCAATGCAGCCGTACAAAAAGAAAAGGCAGATCGGGATGTAGCAGTGTTTCGTAGAAATGGAAAACATGGAGCAGGGCTTGGACCTACAACATTTTGGGCACTCAAACAAGAGTTAGAATCTGTGGGAGTTGAATTCTATCATGGACTCACTTATAAAGAAGTCACAAAAGAAGGATTAAAAGTGGAATTAAAAAATGGAGAAGAATTTTTATATCCTTGTGATTCTCTTGTTTTGTGTGTAGGACAAGAAAAAGAAACATCACTATATGAGGAATTTAAAAATAAATATCCGGAGAAACAAGTTGTTGTAATTGGTGGAGCTAAAGATCCACAAAATATAGATGCAAAACGAGC
- a CDS encoding LLM class flavin-dependent oxidoreductase: MVKLSILDLVFINEGNTAKDALANSVRVAKAAESLGYHRIWVAEHHNFPSIASAATSVVIGHLAGHTKKIRIGAGGIMLPNHSPLVIAEQFGTLESLYPGRIDLGLGRAPGTDQLTLRALRRDAMSSQTFPDDVQELLTYFEDDGNQLQVRAIPGMGTHVPVWILGSSLFGAQLAAILGLPYAFASHFAPAALMEAISIYRKQFRPSAYLEKPYVMVGVNVIAADTDKEAKFLFTSSQQSFTRILRNARSTFPPPIEDIDSYWSPQEKQMASQMLSYSVVGAKETVKEGITKILEETKADELMTVTSVYDTDAKIRSLEILSKLEI, encoded by the coding sequence ATGGTAAAATTATCAATTCTCGATTTAGTATTTATCAACGAAGGAAACACCGCAAAAGATGCACTTGCGAATTCTGTCCGTGTGGCAAAGGCTGCGGAAAGTTTAGGTTACCACCGCATTTGGGTTGCCGAACACCATAACTTCCCTTCGATTGCCAGTGCCGCTACTTCTGTGGTCATCGGACATTTGGCAGGGCATACAAAGAAAATTCGAATTGGTGCCGGTGGGATCATGTTGCCAAATCATTCTCCACTTGTCATTGCAGAACAATTTGGAACTTTAGAGAGTTTATATCCAGGAAGGATTGACTTAGGTCTTGGTCGCGCTCCAGGAACCGATCAACTCACCTTACGTGCGTTAAGACGTGATGCGATGAGTTCACAAACTTTTCCAGATGATGTCCAGGAACTACTTACTTATTTTGAAGATGACGGAAACCAATTACAAGTTCGTGCGATCCCAGGAATGGGAACTCATGTACCCGTATGGATTTTGGGTTCCAGCTTGTTTGGCGCCCAACTGGCAGCTATCCTTGGACTCCCTTATGCATTTGCTTCCCATTTTGCACCAGCTGCTCTTATGGAAGCCATCAGTATTTATAGAAAACAATTTCGACCCTCTGCTTACTTGGAGAAACCTTATGTGATGGTTGGAGTAAATGTAATAGCAGCGGATACAGACAAAGAAGCAAAGTTTCTTTTCACAAGTTCCCAACAATCGTTTACACGTATCCTCAGAAATGCAAGGAGCACGTTTCCTCCTCCTATCGAAGATATTGATTCTTACTGGTCCCCACAAGAAAAACAAATGGCTTCCCAAATGTTATCTTATTCAGTTGTAGGTGCAAAAGAAACAGTTAAAGAGGGAATCACAAAGATACTCGAGGAAACAAAA
- a CDS encoding cellulase family glycosylhydrolase — MKFNWKLQQTLRSIFTSLCLLITLSCTQAKNTEQVFLSLLLSGGSGQSESNGIDSLGLSKSVQTTNSIHNFDYSLTSQEREILISDKTNNQFTDQIFVDGLGREVSFRGFNISGNMKLAQHGFKPFANETDAEIAFSRLGKTTGSNIIRYTIAWEGVHPAVDTIDYNYLDAVINQIKKATAKRMYILLDYHQDLFSRHLFNKNSWFTGNGAPAWITKGGNYPTEYCGFICASWSQNNLTNEAVRRAFRNFWNNAPLSTNSGTRNMQTEFLWQIEKTSAYLKEKLSAEEFSYILGLDPLNEPVDGGMEGLTPAQWDNQKLWPFYQKIRTVLNQNGWETKWVFAEPLVFWNTNIGSAIAPATGGGHLLSPPGPGYVFNSHFYDAARMGTDLTGIDNATYFKYLDEIRKESRFLKIPVFLSEFGMWLKGTGAKDTPRMISAVYQAMEISDGNQTSKSRFADFYNPIVSGTQWHWDYYYNNHAEYMNGNPNKLITTKDAWNEEDFSVVGNYGTSFNINNYTIERGYLRKSQGRIISSYYNTVGFDTWNNVFSWAAIKPGESEPKYFVGKRFQLVVWKGRHSDAPTEIYLPNHFDLTKTVLITEKRIYSQGIPSTPNQGLNEAVATPDRDREIGSGTILHIWDDLDLDENPNSSYHYVLVVDNASGSYSLQTLADLQSKLNTRILLEQKSPVYLTGKMTYGGYPAESSN, encoded by the coding sequence ATGAAATTTAACTGGAAACTGCAACAAACCTTGAGGTCTATCTTTACCTCACTTTGTTTACTAATCACACTGTCCTGTACTCAGGCAAAAAATACGGAGCAGGTATTTCTCTCCTTACTTTTGTCAGGTGGGAGTGGACAATCAGAATCTAACGGAATTGATTCCTTGGGACTTTCTAAATCTGTTCAAACCACAAATTCCATACATAATTTCGATTATAGCCTTACTTCCCAGGAAAGAGAGATTTTGATTTCGGATAAAACAAACAACCAATTTACGGACCAAATTTTTGTGGATGGTCTCGGACGCGAAGTCAGTTTCCGAGGATTTAATATTTCAGGAAATATGAAACTTGCACAACACGGATTCAAACCTTTTGCCAATGAAACCGATGCAGAGATTGCCTTTTCGAGGCTTGGAAAAACAACAGGTTCAAATATCATTCGTTATACGATTGCATGGGAAGGGGTTCATCCTGCTGTCGACACGATCGATTACAATTACCTTGATGCTGTCATCAACCAAATCAAAAAAGCAACTGCCAAACGAATGTACATTCTACTGGATTACCACCAGGATTTGTTTTCACGCCATCTATTTAATAAAAACTCATGGTTTACGGGAAACGGAGCACCGGCATGGATCACCAAAGGAGGAAATTATCCCACTGAATACTGTGGATTCATTTGTGCGAGTTGGAGCCAAAACAATTTAACAAATGAAGCAGTGCGCCGTGCCTTTCGTAATTTTTGGAACAATGCCCCTCTATCGACAAATTCTGGAACGAGAAATATGCAGACAGAGTTTCTATGGCAAATCGAAAAAACATCAGCTTACCTCAAAGAGAAACTAAGCGCAGAAGAATTTTCATATATTCTCGGTCTCGATCCATTGAATGAACCAGTGGATGGGGGGATGGAAGGATTAACCCCGGCACAGTGGGACAATCAAAAACTATGGCCATTTTACCAAAAAATTAGAACCGTCTTAAATCAAAACGGTTGGGAAACCAAATGGGTGTTTGCGGAGCCATTAGTATTTTGGAATACAAACATTGGTTCGGCGATTGCACCCGCAACGGGAGGCGGACATTTACTTTCTCCACCTGGCCCTGGATATGTTTTCAATTCACACTTTTATGATGCCGCCCGTATGGGAACAGATCTCACTGGAATTGATAATGCAACCTATTTCAAATATTTAGATGAAATTAGAAAAGAATCCAGGTTTTTAAAAATTCCTGTTTTTCTAAGTGAGTTTGGTATGTGGCTGAAAGGCACAGGTGCAAAGGACACTCCTCGGATGATCAGCGCTGTTTACCAAGCAATGGAAATTTCCGATGGAAACCAAACATCCAAATCTAGATTTGCCGATTTTTACAATCCCATAGTATCAGGAACCCAGTGGCATTGGGATTATTATTACAACAACCATGCAGAGTATATGAATGGAAATCCAAACAAACTGATTACTACAAAAGATGCATGGAACGAAGAAGACTTTTCTGTTGTAGGAAATTATGGAACCAGTTTTAATATAAACAATTACACAATTGAACGAGGGTATTTACGTAAGTCCCAAGGCCGGATCATCAGTAGTTATTATAATACAGTTGGGTTTGATACTTGGAATAATGTATTTTCTTGGGCGGCAATCAAACCAGGGGAATCAGAGCCAAAATACTTTGTTGGAAAAAGATTTCAGTTGGTAGTTTGGAAGGGAAGGCATTCGGATGCACCAACAGAAATTTATCTGCCAAATCATTTTGATTTAACAAAGACCGTTTTGATTACTGAAAAAAGAATTTATTCCCAAGGAATCCCTTCCACTCCTAACCAAGGATTGAATGAGGCAGTGGCCACTCCCGACCGGGACCGTGAAATTGGTTCAGGAACTATTTTGCATATTTGGGATGATTTGGACTTGGATGAAAATCCAAATTCTTCCTACCATTATGTTTTGGTAGTGGATAATGCAAGTGGCTCTTACTCCTTACAAACACTTGCGGATCTCCAATCCAAACTCAACACTCGGATTCTTTTAGAACAAAAAAGTCCGGTTTATTTGACAGGTAAAATGACATACGGCGGATACCCCGCCGAATCATCAAATTAG
- a CDS encoding TetR/AcrR family transcriptional regulator — protein sequence MDKLVDASLSPDLASRPFKFTSKQGRNRRTRLLTIALEFLREKSPEEISFADICKEANIPRPSAYHFFPNVEAIFHGIRLLHSESLIEKSLLLKRETFVSWEKYIERSIDVAVEVTNKEIAFPRLIYGYRMSNPEMRQVGQELDAKLANLAKLGLMDRFELPLLEQADQIFGVAFSIADSLLKHSYRTYGDFTPWMVGETKRATISYLKNYLPEVCKPK from the coding sequence ATGGATAAATTGGTAGACGCATCCTTATCCCCTGACCTTGCTTCCCGGCCTTTTAAATTCACTAGCAAACAAGGTAGAAATAGACGTACGCGACTTTTGACCATAGCTTTGGAATTTCTTCGGGAGAAATCTCCAGAAGAGATTAGTTTTGCTGATATCTGTAAAGAAGCCAATATTCCCAGGCCTTCGGCTTACCATTTTTTCCCAAACGTAGAAGCGATCTTTCATGGAATCAGATTGTTACATTCAGAAAGTTTGATTGAAAAATCACTTTTGTTAAAGCGGGAAACGTTTGTTAGTTGGGAAAAGTATATTGAACGTTCTATCGATGTAGCAGTGGAAGTGACAAATAAGGAAATTGCTTTCCCAAGATTGATTTATGGTTATAGGATGAGTAATCCAGAAATGCGCCAAGTGGGCCAAGAGTTAGATGCTAAACTTGCGAACTTAGCCAAACTCGGACTGATGGACCGATTTGAATTACCTCTCTTAGAACAAGCCGATCAAATCTTTGGAGTTGCCTTTTCGATCGCCGATTCTCTTTTAAAACATTCTTACAGGACCTACGGGGACTTCACACCTTGGATGGTGGGGGAAACCAAAAGAGCAACAATTTCTTATTTAAAAAACTATCTGCCTGAAGTTTGCAAACCGAAATAG
- a CDS encoding TetR/AcrR family transcriptional regulator, whose translation MAVSKKKSSPKKTKAVGRPTKDNGVNVKEALIQAGVELLENTSLEDISLRKVAAHAGVSHVACYHHFENKHALFSAIAEIGFQRYFETYQKELEKTDQDFKGRYRALGWTYFQFIMTNRQFARIMFGGTGVDAKTHPTLLAVSRRTYRQLHEIIRMGQNLGHLEKGNTREKTLASWAMIHGIAMLFLEGRLQMKNDIQEMEKFIQTVTEYAFIGMKSK comes from the coding sequence ATGGCGGTTTCTAAAAAAAAATCCTCACCCAAAAAAACAAAGGCAGTGGGTCGCCCTACCAAAGATAACGGAGTGAATGTAAAAGAGGCCCTCATCCAAGCAGGAGTGGAACTTTTAGAAAATACTTCTTTGGAAGATATCTCACTTCGAAAAGTGGCTGCACATGCTGGTGTCAGTCATGTTGCCTGTTATCATCATTTCGAAAACAAACATGCCCTATTTTCGGCTATCGCTGAAATCGGATTTCAAAGGTATTTTGAAACCTACCAAAAAGAATTAGAAAAAACAGACCAGGACTTTAAAGGAAGATACAGGGCCCTTGGATGGACCTACTTCCAATTCATTATGACTAACAGACAGTTCGCAAGGATTATGTTTGGTGGAACGGGAGTTGATGCAAAAACTCATCCTACATTACTGGCTGTTTCCAGGAGAACCTATCGCCAGTTACATGAAATCATCCGAATGGGACAAAACTTAGGTCATTTAGAAAAAGGAAATACCAGAGAAAAAACTTTAGCTTCTTGGGCTATGATTCATGGAATTGCTATGTTATTTTTAGAAGGTCGTTTGCAGATGAAAAATGACATTCAGGAAATGGAAAAATTCATCCAAACAGTGACCGAGTATGCATTTATCGGCATGAAATCCAAATAA
- a CDS encoding SDR family oxidoreductase yields the protein MKPITLIIGSSGKTGSRILSKLKQEGYPVRLGSRNAEPPFDWEKPESWNDVLQGINQVYISFQPDLAVPSSLEAIKTLVQVCQKNQVKRLVLLSGRGEPEARACEQIVQNSGLEWTILRSSWFLQNFSEGMFLESILAGRVLFPKVETREPFVDLDDLCDLAFASLVTENHKNKLYELTGPELVSFRDVFETIAEVTNQTIPFEELPLDDYLSTLKEFGLPEDVLWLIDYLFRTVLDGRNESVVNDLELALGRKPKDFRTYAKETAKTGIWKIQERVG from the coding sequence ATGAAACCAATAACACTTATCATTGGATCCAGCGGAAAAACTGGATCCCGAATTCTATCAAAACTCAAACAAGAAGGTTACCCCGTTAGGTTGGGGTCAAGAAATGCAGAGCCACCTTTTGATTGGGAAAAACCAGAAAGTTGGAATGATGTCCTACAAGGAATAAACCAAGTTTACATTAGTTTCCAACCAGATTTAGCAGTGCCTTCTTCACTAGAAGCCATAAAAACTTTGGTCCAGGTTTGTCAAAAAAATCAAGTAAAACGTCTTGTATTGTTATCTGGAAGAGGGGAACCAGAAGCAAGGGCATGCGAACAAATTGTACAAAACTCCGGATTAGAATGGACCATCCTTAGGTCGAGTTGGTTCTTACAAAATTTTAGTGAAGGTATGTTTCTAGAATCCATATTAGCAGGAAGGGTATTATTTCCAAAAGTCGAAACCAGAGAGCCATTTGTGGATTTGGATGATCTTTGTGATCTAGCCTTTGCCTCTCTTGTCACTGAAAATCATAAAAACAAACTGTATGAACTGACAGGCCCCGAACTTGTTAGTTTTAGAGATGTATTTGAAACGATAGCGGAAGTTACAAACCAAACCATTCCATTCGAAGAACTTCCCTTAGACGATTATTTGTCGACATTAAAAGAATTTGGGCTTCCAGAAGATGTTTTATGGTTAATCGATTATTTATTTCGTACAGTCCTTGATGGAAGAAATGAATCAGTAGTAAACGATTTAGAATTGGCATTAGGCCGAAAGCCAAAAGACTTTCGAACCTATGCCAAAGAAACAGCCAAAACTGGCATTTGGAAAATACAAGAGAGAGTTGGCTAA